In the Piscinibacter sp. XHJ-5 genome, one interval contains:
- a CDS encoding polysaccharide deacetylase family protein yields MPAPLATLGAWRRVVLPWLAAAVAGCGSAPPVGIVDQAPPTARPSKPPVGGEVLGQSDRFVVYQPGTDDTLKSIAARFLGSEERDWVIGDFNGVSRVQPGQPLVVPLVTLNPIGVHADHYQTVPILCYHRFAATGGKMAVSPATFAAQLDWLARNDYHVIRLAQLLGYLEGRQALPRRSVVITIDDGYESVHRHALPLLRKHGFPATLFVYTDFIGAGDALSWSQLHELAASGLVDVQAHSKTHRNLIERAAGESESQYRAGLETEAKAPRDILERRLPVQVRHYAFPYGDANEAVLDLLAKQHYQLAVTVNPGGNAFFAQPLMLRRTMIFGDSDLESFKAKLQISRGIGAP; encoded by the coding sequence ATGCCCGCGCCCTTGGCCACGCTTGGCGCCTGGCGTCGCGTCGTGCTGCCTTGGCTGGCGGCCGCCGTCGCCGGCTGCGGCAGCGCTCCGCCGGTCGGCATCGTCGATCAAGCCCCACCCACCGCTCGGCCGTCCAAGCCGCCCGTGGGCGGCGAGGTGCTCGGGCAGAGCGACCGCTTCGTCGTCTACCAGCCCGGCACGGACGACACGCTGAAATCGATCGCCGCGCGATTCCTCGGCAGCGAGGAGCGGGACTGGGTGATCGGCGATTTCAACGGCGTGAGCCGCGTGCAGCCCGGACAGCCGCTGGTCGTGCCCCTGGTCACGCTGAACCCGATCGGCGTGCATGCCGACCACTACCAGACGGTGCCGATTCTTTGCTATCACCGCTTCGCCGCCACCGGCGGCAAGATGGCCGTCTCGCCCGCGACCTTTGCCGCGCAGCTCGACTGGCTCGCGCGCAACGACTACCACGTCATCCGGCTGGCGCAGCTGCTCGGCTACCTCGAAGGGCGGCAGGCCCTGCCCAGGCGCTCGGTGGTGATCACCATCGACGACGGCTACGAGTCGGTGCATCGCCACGCGCTGCCGCTGCTGCGCAAGCACGGCTTTCCGGCGACGCTGTTCGTCTACACCGACTTCATCGGCGCCGGCGATGCGCTCAGCTGGTCGCAGCTGCACGAGCTCGCCGCCTCCGGACTGGTCGACGTGCAGGCGCATTCGAAGACCCATCGCAACCTCATCGAGCGTGCAGCCGGCGAAAGCGAATCGCAATACCGTGCCGGGCTCGAGACCGAGGCGAAGGCGCCGCGCGACATCCTCGAGCGGCGCCTGCCGGTCCAGGTGCGCCACTATGCGTTTCCGTACGGCGACGCCAACGAGGCCGTGCTGGACCTGCTCGCGAAGCAGCACTACCAGCTGGCCGTCACCGTCAATCCGGGCGGCAACGCCTTCTTCGCGCAGCCGCTGATGCTGCGCCGGACCATGATCTTCGGCGACAGCGACCTCGAGTCGTTCAAGGCCAAGCTGCAGATCAGCCGCGGGATCGGCGCGCCATGA
- the tagH gene encoding type VI secretion system-associated FHA domain protein TagH produces the protein MTLTLRAVSLNDLPLTQPITAHFDLQGGTIGRADHNTMALPDPERHISRQQAEISAGRSGYVIKNVGSANPIVVRNQTLAQGESTPLMHSDQVRIGGYLLEVIEDAASEGTTITRGRAAVDAVGVPRPRDASVDLGGPLSSSNPFAELLGEPATPARHAPPPAAGAVSAPARLPDDFDPFAMPAPAAPQPIPTAGGGAFEDLIPSAASASIDDLIGAGGSGRDPLADFMADALPGAGGAPAGAPLSKDPLVLFGGAASRAVPELPPDRTPELRAAFTPPNPVSARRPEPPVLDEAAVVSVPLAGAGAEPAAVDEGDATDPWTAFCQGAGVKLAAPHDASPELMRLAGTLLRAAVEGTVQLMAVRSATRHELHAQVTVIRPRNNNPLKFSPDAQSALEQLLQPPLRGFLPGAAAMTDAMNDLVGHAIGTMAGTRAALEGVLARFSPRELEAKLVGRSVLDSVLPMNRKAKLWELYLQHYEGIRDEAQEDFHALFGKAFLAAYEQQLERLRRDKPAPPR, from the coding sequence ATGACACTGACCCTGCGCGCGGTCTCGCTCAACGACCTGCCGCTCACCCAGCCGATCACGGCTCATTTCGACCTGCAGGGCGGCACCATCGGACGGGCCGACCACAACACGATGGCGCTGCCCGATCCCGAGCGCCACATCTCGCGCCAGCAGGCCGAGATCAGCGCGGGGCGCAGCGGCTACGTCATCAAGAACGTCGGCAGCGCGAACCCGATCGTCGTGCGCAACCAGACGCTGGCCCAGGGCGAGTCGACGCCGCTGATGCACAGCGACCAGGTGCGCATCGGCGGCTATCTGCTCGAAGTCATCGAGGATGCCGCCAGCGAGGGGACCACGATCACGCGCGGGCGGGCCGCGGTCGATGCGGTCGGCGTCCCGCGCCCGCGCGATGCATCGGTCGACCTCGGCGGACCGTTGTCCAGCAGCAATCCCTTCGCGGAGCTCCTCGGCGAGCCGGCCACGCCCGCGCGGCACGCGCCGCCGCCGGCCGCAGGCGCCGTGTCGGCACCGGCGCGGCTGCCCGACGACTTCGATCCCTTCGCGATGCCCGCGCCGGCAGCGCCGCAGCCGATCCCGACCGCGGGCGGCGGCGCATTCGAGGACCTGATCCCGAGTGCCGCCTCCGCATCGATCGACGACCTGATCGGCGCGGGCGGCAGCGGACGCGATCCGCTGGCCGACTTCATGGCCGATGCGCTGCCGGGCGCCGGCGGGGCACCGGCGGGCGCGCCGCTGTCCAAGGATCCGCTCGTGCTGTTCGGTGGCGCGGCTTCGCGTGCCGTGCCCGAGCTGCCGCCCGATCGCACGCCCGAGCTGCGGGCGGCCTTCACGCCGCCGAATCCGGTGTCGGCGCGGCGGCCAGAGCCGCCGGTGCTCGACGAGGCGGCCGTCGTCTCGGTGCCGCTCGCCGGGGCCGGCGCCGAGCCGGCCGCCGTCGACGAAGGCGATGCGACGGACCCGTGGACGGCTTTCTGCCAAGGCGCCGGCGTGAAGCTCGCCGCGCCGCACGACGCCAGCCCGGAATTGATGCGCCTGGCCGGCACGCTGCTGCGCGCGGCGGTCGAAGGCACCGTGCAGCTCATGGCAGTGCGCTCGGCCACGCGGCACGAGCTGCACGCGCAGGTGACCGTCATCCGTCCGCGCAACAACAACCCGCTGAAGTTCTCGCCCGATGCGCAGTCTGCGCTGGAGCAGTTGCTGCAGCCGCCGCTGCGCGGCTTCCTGCCCGGGGCCGCCGCGATGACCGATGCGATGAACGACCTCGTCGGGCACGCGATCGGGACCATGGCCGGCACACGCGCCGCACTCGAAGGCGTGCTCGCGCGCTTCTCGCCGCGAGAGCTGGAGGCCAAGCTGGTTGGGCGTTCGGTGCTGGACAGCGTCCTGCCGATGAACCGCAAGGCCAAGCTGTGGGAGCTGTACCTGCAGCACTACGAAGGCATCCGCGACGAGGCGCAGGAAGACTTCCATGCGCTGTTCGGCAAGGCGTTTCTCGCGGCCTACGAGCAGCAGCTCGAACGCTTGCGGCGCGACAAGCCCGCGCCGCCCCGGTGA
- a CDS encoding protein phosphatase 2C domain-containing protein encodes MLDIAVASRSETGQRDTNEDKVRVCREGPRWLAVVADGAGGHVGGAEASRRTVDHLETALHEGNPPFTADALTAAVLSAHADVLRAQPGAEGLGRMHSTVVVLWVDVSTERALWSHVGDSRLYRARHGRVDLLTADDSVVQRMVDAGLLTQQQALVHPQKNQLIAALGIDDAVDPHTVARPVAIEEGDAFLLCSDGWWGALEPGCIASTLSQADSPEEWLAAMRREIERQAAPHQDNFSAIGVWVGDLGEATRPMAAG; translated from the coding sequence GTGCTCGACATCGCCGTTGCGTCGCGCAGCGAAACAGGCCAGCGCGACACCAACGAAGACAAGGTCCGCGTCTGCCGCGAAGGCCCACGCTGGCTCGCCGTGGTGGCAGACGGCGCCGGGGGCCACGTCGGCGGCGCCGAGGCCTCGCGGCGCACGGTGGACCATCTGGAAACGGCGCTGCATGAAGGCAATCCGCCGTTCACCGCCGATGCGTTGACGGCCGCCGTGCTGTCGGCGCATGCCGACGTGTTGCGCGCGCAGCCCGGCGCCGAGGGACTGGGCCGCATGCACTCGACAGTGGTCGTGCTGTGGGTCGATGTCTCCACCGAACGTGCGCTGTGGTCGCACGTGGGCGACTCGCGGCTGTATCGCGCGCGGCATGGGCGGGTCGATCTGCTGACTGCAGACGACAGCGTCGTGCAGCGCATGGTCGACGCCGGGCTGCTGACGCAGCAGCAGGCCTTGGTGCATCCGCAGAAGAATCAGCTGATCGCGGCATTGGGCATCGACGACGCGGTCGATCCGCACACGGTGGCGCGGCCGGTGGCGATCGAGGAGGGGGATGCCTTTCTGCTGTGCAGCGACGGGTGGTGGGGTGCGCTGGAGCCGGGATGCATCGCGAGCACGCTGTCGCAGGCGGATTCGCCGGAGGAATGGCTGGCGGCGATGCGGCGCGAGATCGAGCGGCAGGCGGCGCCGCATCAGGACAATTTCAGTGCGATCGGGGTATGGGTGGGGGACCTGGGGGAGGCGACGCGGCCGATGGCGGCGGGATAG
- a CDS encoding LysM domain-containing protein — protein MTNQRVVLLYACVGLLAACQQAPRAPATPGAEGGTATTAPAPAPPDPTIVVPPLNAPATPATQQQAQRIALAAAGMLENGHEEQAKAELQRALAGDPNNKLALNLMRQITADPVAALGRESFAYTVQPNDTMSGIARRFLGDIYSFYILARYNNVAVPKQVAGGQILRIPGKAPAPAAPRERDPGPVVIAPAPPAPAPPPVVVAPPAPPEPTPGERAMRAGESAERSGDLERAFNEYKRAATLDQPGAEAKAEQARKQLVVRYSLTARTAFARQDLDGAIRAWDRVLGVDPTNETAKLERQRALNLKEKVKKL, from the coding sequence ATGACGAATCAGCGAGTCGTTCTGCTGTACGCCTGTGTCGGTCTGCTGGCCGCCTGCCAGCAGGCGCCTCGGGCGCCTGCAACGCCAGGCGCAGAAGGCGGCACCGCCACCACGGCGCCCGCGCCGGCGCCGCCTGATCCCACCATCGTCGTTCCGCCGCTGAACGCGCCGGCCACACCGGCCACGCAGCAGCAGGCGCAAAGGATCGCCCTCGCGGCCGCCGGAATGCTGGAGAACGGCCACGAGGAACAGGCCAAGGCAGAGCTGCAGCGCGCCCTGGCCGGCGATCCCAACAACAAGCTGGCGCTGAACCTGATGCGCCAGATCACGGCCGACCCCGTCGCGGCGCTGGGCCGCGAGTCCTTCGCCTACACCGTGCAGCCCAACGACACGATGTCGGGGATTGCCCGCCGCTTTCTCGGCGACATCTATTCCTTCTACATCCTCGCGCGCTACAACAACGTCGCCGTGCCCAAGCAGGTGGCGGGCGGTCAGATCCTGCGCATTCCCGGCAAGGCTCCGGCGCCTGCCGCGCCGCGCGAACGCGATCCGGGACCGGTGGTGATTGCGCCCGCGCCGCCCGCGCCCGCGCCCCCGCCGGTGGTGGTCGCCCCGCCTGCGCCGCCCGAACCCACGCCGGGCGAACGCGCGATGCGCGCGGGCGAGTCGGCCGAGCGCAGCGGCGACCTGGAGCGCGCGTTCAACGAATACAAGCGCGCGGCCACGCTGGACCAGCCGGGCGCCGAAGCCAAGGCGGAGCAGGCCCGCAAGCAGCTCGTGGTCCGCTACTCGCTGACCGCGCGCACCGCGTTCGCGCGACAGGACCTCGACGGAGCCATCCGCGCCTGGGACCGCGTGCTCGGCGTGGATCCGACCAACGAGACAGCGAAGCTCGAGCGGCAGCGGGCGCTGAATCTCAAGGAGAAGGTGAAGAAGCTGTAG
- a CDS encoding CreA family protein, producing MRYHLPLIVLAIGATAQAEPIGSVDTVFKLIGPDHKIVVDAYDDPKVGGVTCYVSRAKTGGVKGALGVAEDKSDASIACRAIGPISVSQALPQQEEVFNERISLIFKKLRIVRMVDKKRNTLVYLTYSDRLIEGSPQNSVTAVPVDRGTAIPLK from the coding sequence ATGCGATACCACCTTCCCCTCATCGTGCTGGCCATCGGCGCGACCGCGCAGGCCGAGCCCATCGGTTCTGTCGACACGGTCTTCAAGCTCATCGGCCCGGACCACAAGATCGTGGTGGACGCCTATGACGATCCCAAGGTCGGCGGCGTCACCTGCTACGTGTCGCGCGCCAAGACCGGGGGCGTCAAGGGGGCGCTCGGCGTGGCCGAAGACAAGTCCGACGCGTCGATCGCCTGCCGTGCAATCGGGCCGATCTCGGTGTCTCAGGCGCTTCCTCAACAGGAAGAAGTCTTCAACGAACGCATCAGCCTGATCTTCAAGAAGCTGCGCATCGTGCGCATGGTCGACAAGAAGCGCAACACGCTCGTGTACCTGACCTATTCGGACAGGCTGATCGAAGGGTCGCCGCAGAACTCGGTGACCGCCGTGCCGGTGGACAGGGGCACGGCCATTCCGTTGAAGTAG